The following coding sequences lie in one Halorhabdus rudnickae genomic window:
- a CDS encoding ABC transporter ATP-binding protein — MSKVSGRTERMAQAGETLIEVDNLKKYYGGGGFFAQPSVKAVDGVSFSIKRGETLGLVGESGCGKSTLGRTLVRLEEATDGTISFDGTDITTLSGEDLKDWRRNAQMVFQDPESSLNDRMTVGEIIREPLDAHDWKTKQDRQERALDLLTSVGLREEHYYRYPHQFSGGQRQRVGIARALALEPEFIVLDEPVSALDVSVQAKIITLLEELQVEFDLTYLFIAHDLSVVRHICDRVAVMYLGKIMEIGQTEELYENAQNPYTRSLLSAIPHPDPSSSSHRITLPGTPPSPRDPPTGCQFSTRCPAKIRPEAYEHVEDDVWDGIERYREVVRERSRMDLGTIDRLKRQVGRFSAYDDIDETIVDLFGDLDVPADVREHVETAAELVKDGRPEDARRHLTDEFNGECDLRRPELHSVGDEGHMSYCHRHTDEYEDAEPVITRRTRDT; from the coding sequence ATGAGCAAAGTGTCAGGACGGACTGAACGAATGGCACAGGCCGGTGAGACGTTGATCGAGGTCGACAATCTGAAGAAATACTACGGGGGTGGCGGGTTCTTCGCCCAGCCATCAGTCAAGGCCGTCGACGGGGTGAGTTTCTCGATCAAGCGTGGCGAAACGCTCGGTCTCGTCGGCGAATCCGGTTGCGGGAAGAGTACGCTGGGCCGGACGCTCGTTCGACTGGAGGAAGCCACCGACGGGACGATTTCCTTCGACGGGACGGACATCACAACCCTGTCGGGCGAGGATTTGAAAGACTGGCGTCGCAACGCCCAGATGGTCTTTCAGGATCCCGAATCCAGTCTCAACGATCGGATGACCGTCGGCGAAATCATCCGGGAGCCCCTGGACGCCCACGACTGGAAGACCAAACAGGATCGACAGGAGCGGGCGCTGGACCTGCTGACTTCTGTGGGGCTGCGCGAGGAGCACTACTACCGGTACCCCCATCAGTTCTCGGGCGGGCAGCGACAGCGGGTCGGGATCGCCCGGGCACTTGCCCTAGAACCGGAGTTCATCGTACTCGACGAACCAGTCTCCGCACTCGACGTAAGCGTCCAGGCGAAGATCATCACGCTGCTCGAAGAGTTACAGGTCGAGTTCGATCTCACGTACCTGTTCATCGCCCACGATCTCTCTGTCGTCCGCCACATCTGTGATCGCGTCGCAGTCATGTACCTCGGAAAAATAATGGAGATCGGCCAAACCGAGGAACTCTACGAGAACGCCCAGAACCCCTATACGCGATCGCTGTTGTCGGCCATTCCCCATCCGGATCCGTCGTCGTCGTCCCACCGGATCACCCTGCCCGGGACGCCGCCGAGCCCACGGGATCCGCCGACGGGGTGTCAGTTCTCGACGCGGTGTCCAGCCAAGATACGGCCGGAAGCGTACGAACACGTCGAGGACGACGTCTGGGATGGGATCGAACGCTACCGGGAGGTCGTCCGCGAACGATCGCGGATGGATCTGGGGACAATCGACCGCCTCAAGCGTCAGGTCGGCCGCTTCTCGGCGTACGACGACATCGACGAAACGATCGTGGATCTCTTTGGCGATCTGGACGTTCCCGCGGACGTCCGTGAACACGTCGAGACTGCCGCGGAACTGGTCAAAGACGGACGGCCGGAGGACGCGCGTCGTCACCTCACCGACGAGTTCAACGGCGAGTGTGACCTGCGGCGTCCGGAACTCCACTCGGTCGGGGACGAGGGCCACATGAGCTACTGTCACCGACACACCGACGAGTACGAGGACGCCGAGCCCGTCATCACCCGACGTACTCGTGACACGTAA
- a CDS encoding DUF7529 family protein, protein MVRLGPDDVTLDDGEQLLATSEAARSGWEQTLEDVAAMARDRASSGFETLILTSDDTTPKPPGSGEADEWGLVYIVASNQAEELLAFSKETDFDETVVYQASSAGHVFVVTECLDTERDRALFVAGTYRKQNASVLVEAALEREEMYTHLKKLDGTLLETIEHDDAEQFFPNSK, encoded by the coding sequence ATGGTCAGACTCGGCCCGGACGACGTGACTCTCGACGACGGCGAGCAGTTGCTCGCAACCAGTGAGGCGGCCCGCAGTGGCTGGGAACAGACGCTCGAAGACGTAGCGGCGATGGCGAGAGACCGTGCCAGCTCCGGGTTCGAGACGCTGATTCTCACGTCCGACGACACCACGCCGAAACCGCCCGGATCCGGTGAGGCGGACGAATGGGGACTCGTGTACATCGTAGCGAGCAACCAAGCCGAGGAGTTGCTGGCGTTTTCCAAGGAGACCGATTTCGACGAGACCGTCGTCTACCAGGCGAGTAGTGCCGGCCACGTATTCGTCGTCACCGAGTGTCTCGACACGGAACGGGACCGCGCCCTGTTCGTGGCGGGGACCTACAGAAAGCAAAACGCGTCGGTGCTGGTCGAGGCTGCTCTCGAACGCGAGGAGATGTACACCCATCTCAAAAAACTCGACGGGACGCTGCTGGAAACGATCGAACACGACGACGCCGAGCAGTTTTTCCCCAACTCGAAGTAG
- a CDS encoding DUF7555 family protein, with product MTRNALRYVEFFYWVGVVSGSVLLVLAVPAFLVGDGLLSLKYALFVVGFILFGVGSFAIQPSPRGRGPITRLFSFSVAGDSAFGFEQRLQELPPLEGSHLPIEYRVNRNVKLFVTSLVLLAISAVLEVWLGVTVG from the coding sequence GTGACACGTAACGCGCTCCGGTACGTCGAGTTCTTCTACTGGGTCGGCGTCGTCTCGGGAAGCGTCCTCCTTGTGTTAGCGGTCCCGGCGTTTCTCGTCGGGGACGGGCTCCTCTCGCTGAAGTACGCGCTGTTCGTCGTCGGATTTATCCTCTTCGGCGTCGGGAGTTTCGCCATCCAGCCGTCGCCGCGGGGTCGCGGGCCGATCACGCGGCTATTCTCCTTCAGCGTCGCCGGAGACTCGGCATTCGGGTTCGAGCAACGATTACAGGAGCTGCCGCCACTCGAAGGATCACACCTCCCGATCGAGTACAGGGTGAACCGGAACGTGAAGCTGTTCGTCACGAGTCTCGTCCTCCTGGCAATCTCGGCCGTCCTCGAAGTTTGGCTCGGCGTCACAGTCGGGTGA
- a CDS encoding ABC transporter permease produces the protein MSDTDPTATREELTGHENVPLRTRIAESPRPFLKWVSVLAMLTAVEFGTYASLTVATVERTFVGVTAVFDVALGFVSNGAANAIVNFQTGVSQFLIGIGDAAAAIPTLFSRAVIPNQGHRLGPNGPWEGTFLGLEPAVAWGIRFTLIVAYTLFFSYWLFRGWKVYREHYRQADWTPTDDMFRRLRVHRWGQFGILILLLYLTMAVFGPAMGPTTVEQNIQSSYSYEVKYFDAEAGEVESIPVGDANFNSKSKGSAENVGPMTYDDYGRFHPFGTLNNGRDLFTFLMGGARITMIVSGLAIGLATLIAAMLSMVSAYYAGTIDLTILTAADGVVSVPRLLLLIMVSAVFANHWLGGILDGGFILALVFAFTTWPFLWRAVRGPALQVAQEEWVDAARSFGQRPRTIMRKHMLPYIVGYLLVYASMSTGGIIIGLSALSFLGNGLGINPPTPAWGRAVSLGQDYVSTASWHISLISGLMIVVLVTGLNAFGDGIRDAIDPETETAEGEESAESVGDEAAVGGGA, from the coding sequence ATGTCGGACACTGATCCAACCGCGACGCGCGAAGAGTTGACCGGGCACGAGAACGTCCCCCTCCGGACACGGATCGCGGAATCCCCGCGACCGTTCCTGAAGTGGGTGTCAGTCCTGGCGATGCTGACCGCCGTCGAGTTCGGCACGTACGCCTCGCTGACGGTCGCGACAGTCGAGCGAACGTTCGTCGGCGTGACGGCGGTTTTCGACGTCGCCCTCGGATTCGTCTCCAACGGCGCGGCGAACGCGATCGTCAATTTCCAGACGGGAGTTTCCCAGTTTCTCATCGGCATCGGTGACGCTGCAGCGGCCATTCCGACGCTTTTCAGCCGGGCGGTAATCCCCAACCAGGGACACAGGCTCGGCCCGAACGGACCCTGGGAAGGGACGTTCCTGGGGCTAGAGCCAGCCGTCGCGTGGGGGATCCGGTTCACCCTTATCGTCGCATACACGCTGTTTTTCAGTTACTGGCTGTTCCGGGGCTGGAAAGTCTACCGCGAGCACTACCGCCAGGCCGACTGGACGCCGACGGACGACATGTTCCGACGGCTTCGGGTCCATCGATGGGGGCAGTTTGGCATCCTCATTCTCCTGTTATACCTGACGATGGCCGTGTTCGGACCGGCGATGGGTCCCACGACTGTCGAACAAAACATCCAAAGTTCCTACAGCTACGAGGTCAAGTACTTCGACGCGGAAGCGGGTGAGGTCGAGTCGATTCCGGTCGGCGACGCCAACTTCAACTCCAAGTCCAAGGGCAGTGCTGAGAACGTCGGCCCGATGACTTACGACGACTACGGACGGTTCCACCCGTTCGGGACGCTGAACAACGGACGTGATCTGTTCACATTCCTCATGGGTGGGGCACGGATCACGATGATCGTCTCCGGGCTCGCGATCGGGCTCGCGACGTTGATCGCGGCCATGCTGTCGATGGTCTCGGCGTATTACGCCGGCACGATCGATCTCACGATCCTCACGGCCGCGGACGGGGTGGTCTCGGTTCCCCGGTTGCTCCTGTTGATCATGGTAAGTGCCGTCTTCGCGAACCACTGGCTCGGGGGGATCCTCGATGGTGGGTTCATCCTCGCGCTCGTGTTCGCGTTCACCACGTGGCCGTTCCTCTGGCGAGCGGTGCGTGGGCCGGCACTCCAGGTCGCCCAGGAGGAGTGGGTCGACGCGGCGCGGAGTTTCGGCCAGCGGCCCCGGACCATCATGCGCAAGCACATGCTCCCGTACATTGTCGGGTACCTGCTTGTCTACGCTTCGATGTCGACTGGCGGGATCATCATCGGGCTGTCGGCGCTGTCGTTCCTCGGCAACGGGCTGGGTATCAACCCGCCGACGCCGGCCTGGGGACGTGCCGTTTCCCTCGGACAAGACTACGTGTCGACGGCGTCCTGGCACATTTCGCTGATCTCGGGGCTGATGATCGTCGTGCTGGTCACCGGTCTCAATGCGTTCGGCGACGGCATCCGTGACGCGATCGATCCGGAGACGGAAACCGCCGAGGGCGAGGAATCCGCCGAGAGCGTAGGCGATGAAGCCGCCGTGGGAGGTGGGGCCTGA
- a CDS encoding ABC transporter ATP-binding protein: MSSEQFEPDFSRRDEQPILSVRNLQTVFHTDRETIRAVDDVSFDVYSGETVGIVGESGSGKSVTARSIMGLIESPGQVLPDSSIRFKGQELTEYSDAEYREVRGSGIGMVFQDPQQSLNPVYTIGNQIREALRINRDITGQEAVEKATDLLESVGIPDAKRRLDEYPHEFSGGMRQRAVIAMMLACEPDLLIADEPTTALDVTIQAQILDLLKDLQEERDLAILFITHDMGVIADISDRVNVMYAGQIVEKASVENLFERSKHPYTRSLIESIPGEHSRKEGLNTIEGEVPTPNAPADHCRFAPRCPKAFGACEKVPPVHIDVGETIEHTAACLLYPEEMAESDRVAHHRARANIPEADTEGDETEADTEGDET; encoded by the coding sequence ATGTCGAGCGAGCAATTCGAGCCCGACTTCTCGCGACGCGACGAGCAGCCAATTCTGTCCGTCAGGAACCTCCAGACCGTCTTCCACACGGACAGGGAAACGATCCGTGCAGTCGACGACGTGAGCTTCGACGTCTATAGCGGCGAGACGGTCGGCATCGTCGGCGAGTCCGGCTCCGGCAAGAGCGTCACCGCTCGGTCGATCATGGGATTGATCGAGTCCCCGGGACAGGTACTCCCGGACTCGTCCATCCGGTTCAAGGGCCAGGAGCTGACTGAATACTCCGACGCTGAGTACCGTGAAGTCCGCGGCAGCGGCATCGGAATGGTGTTCCAGGATCCCCAACAGTCGCTCAACCCGGTTTATACGATCGGCAACCAGATCCGAGAGGCGTTGCGGATAAACCGCGACATCACCGGTCAGGAAGCTGTCGAGAAGGCGACGGACCTCCTCGAGTCCGTCGGCATCCCGGACGCGAAACGCCGGCTCGACGAGTACCCCCACGAGTTCTCGGGCGGGATGCGTCAGCGTGCCGTCATTGCGATGATGCTCGCCTGCGAACCCGATCTGCTCATCGCCGACGAGCCGACCACCGCACTGGACGTGACCATCCAGGCACAGATCCTCGATCTTCTGAAGGACCTGCAGGAGGAGCGCGACCTCGCGATCCTGTTCATCACCCACGACATGGGCGTCATCGCCGACATCTCCGATCGTGTGAACGTGATGTACGCCGGGCAGATCGTCGAGAAAGCGTCGGTCGAGAATCTCTTCGAGCGGTCGAAACACCCCTATACGCGGTCCCTCATCGAATCGATCCCGGGAGAGCACTCCCGCAAGGAGGGGCTCAACACGATCGAAGGCGAGGTGCCGACGCCGAACGCGCCTGCAGACCACTGTCGGTTCGCCCCGCGATGTCCCAAAGCCTTCGGGGCGTGTGAGAAAGTCCCGCCAGTCCACATCGATGTCGGTGAGACGATAGAGCACACTGCCGCGTGTCTGCTGTATCCCGAGGAGATGGCGGAGTCGGACCGGGTCGCACACCACCGGGCGCGTGCGAACATCCCAGAAGCCGACACAGAGGGCGACGAGACAGAAGCCGACACGGAGGGTGATGAGACATGA
- a CDS encoding aldo/keto reductase: MEYTTLGSTGMEVSQLCLGAMSFGSEEPWMLDVEESREIIERAIELGVNFFDTANAYSDGESEAILGDVLAEHDRDEQVVATKVRFPVGEDSPNASGLSRKTVQQELDNSLDRLGMDTIDLYQTHRVDPNTPLETTLRALDDAVQQGTVRHVGTSSMWAHQLSERLRVSEREDLVSYETMQNHYHLAYREEEREMLPLTEKENMGVIPWGPLGQGFLTRPFDELEATDRGDPENFHNPTDEYTRGGGREINERVEELAKEYGVTMAQIALAWQYQNEYVTAPIVGTTSVKHLEEAVEAMEIDLSESDVEYLEDPYEPQPIVGHE, translated from the coding sequence ATGGAGTATACCACACTCGGTTCGACCGGTATGGAGGTCAGCCAGCTGTGTCTCGGGGCGATGAGCTTCGGCAGCGAGGAGCCCTGGATGCTCGACGTGGAGGAGTCCCGCGAGATCATCGAACGGGCGATCGAGTTGGGCGTGAACTTCTTCGACACCGCAAACGCCTACTCCGACGGCGAAAGCGAGGCGATCCTCGGTGACGTCCTGGCCGAACACGACCGCGACGAGCAGGTCGTCGCGACGAAGGTCCGCTTCCCCGTCGGCGAGGACTCGCCCAACGCGTCGGGACTTTCACGGAAGACCGTCCAGCAGGAACTCGACAACAGCCTCGATCGGTTGGGCATGGACACGATCGACCTCTATCAGACCCACCGCGTCGATCCCAACACCCCCTTGGAAACAACCCTCCGGGCGCTCGACGACGCCGTCCAGCAGGGAACGGTTCGCCACGTCGGGACCTCTTCGATGTGGGCCCACCAGCTTTCCGAGCGCCTCCGAGTGAGCGAACGCGAGGACCTCGTGAGCTACGAGACGATGCAAAACCACTACCACCTGGCCTACCGCGAGGAGGAACGCGAGATGCTCCCGCTCACCGAGAAAGAGAACATGGGGGTCATCCCGTGGGGGCCACTCGGGCAGGGCTTCCTGACGCGCCCGTTCGACGAACTCGAAGCCACCGACCGGGGCGACCCGGAGAACTTCCACAACCCTACCGACGAGTACACCCGCGGCGGCGGCCGAGAGATCAACGAACGGGTCGAGGAGCTCGCCAAAGAGTACGGCGTGACGATGGCCCAGATCGCGCTGGCCTGGCAATATCAAAACGAGTACGTCACCGCGCCGATCGTCGGGACGACCAGCGTCAAGCACTTAGAGGAGGCCGTCGAGGCGATGGAGATCGACCTCAGCGAGTCGGATGTCGAGTATCTGGAGGACCCCTACGAGCCCCAGCCGATCGTCGGCCACGAGTGA
- a CDS encoding ABC transporter permease: MNRFLYLFKRLLLAVPVFLFGITMSFLVLYKGPIDPVLSILGRDATPEDVRQLRIALGIIYPDGTPVPLWSQYFKVVTDLVTLDFGQSWIIQRGTPVSDLILNRMPATLWLGFWSVVIALAFGVPGGLYAGLRANTWRDYIASGGGIIWRAMPNFWLAVMLSGLLSAGGALSFYKGLFIPTDVIGTPGALSSMFGSIDIFAGIPLLEAIRVPVPNWENLAISIKWILPAALVLGSASMGNEIRIGRTAVLESINSKYVETAKAKGVSGRRIITKHVGRNALIPLLPVIMGEFYLLIGGSVLVEKVFSIRGLGNMFFRGVLGPDIPLVMGLVFLFIVVQVTVNITQDILYTFIDPRITLEDTER; this comes from the coding sequence ATGAATCGGTTCCTCTATCTCTTCAAGCGACTGTTACTGGCGGTACCAGTGTTCCTGTTCGGTATCACGATGAGTTTCCTGGTCCTGTACAAGGGGCCGATCGATCCCGTCTTGTCCATTCTCGGGCGAGATGCGACGCCGGAAGACGTCCGCCAGCTGAGAATTGCCCTCGGGATCATCTATCCCGACGGGACGCCCGTCCCCCTTTGGTCACAGTACTTCAAGGTCGTCACCGATCTGGTGACGTTGGACTTCGGGCAGTCCTGGATCATCCAGCGCGGGACCCCGGTGTCGGATCTTATCCTCAATCGAATGCCTGCGACGCTATGGCTCGGATTCTGGTCGGTCGTCATCGCGCTCGCGTTCGGGGTTCCGGGGGGACTGTACGCCGGCCTCCGAGCAAACACTTGGCGTGATTACATCGCGTCGGGGGGCGGCATCATCTGGCGAGCGATGCCGAACTTCTGGCTCGCAGTGATGCTCTCCGGCCTGCTCTCGGCCGGCGGGGCACTCTCCTTCTATAAGGGCCTCTTCATCCCGACGGATGTGATCGGGACTCCAGGCGCGTTATCGAGCATGTTCGGCAGTATCGACATCTTCGCCGGGATACCGTTGCTCGAGGCCATCCGGGTACCAGTCCCGAACTGGGAGAATTTGGCGATTTCTATCAAGTGGATCCTGCCCGCGGCCCTGGTACTCGGATCGGCGTCGATGGGTAACGAGATCCGTATCGGTCGGACCGCGGTACTCGAAAGCATCAACTCGAAGTACGTCGAAACCGCGAAAGCGAAGGGCGTGTCCGGTCGGCGGATCATCACCAAACACGTCGGACGCAACGCACTCATCCCACTGTTGCCCGTGATCATGGGTGAGTTCTATCTGCTCATCGGCGGGTCCGTCCTCGTCGAGAAGGTCTTCTCGATCCGCGGACTGGGGAACATGTTCTTCCGTGGCGTACTCGGTCCGGACATCCCGCTCGTGATGGGGCTTGTGTTCCTGTTCATCGTCGTCCAGGTCACGGTCAACATCACCCAGGACATCCTGTATACGTTCATCGATCCGCGAATCACGCTGGAGGACACTGAGAGGTGA